The following coding sequences are from one Calditrichota bacterium window:
- a CDS encoding ABC transporter permease: MLIVNELQEFVHDLRVQKLRVFLTVFGIMWGTVAVVILLSFGTGFKKQSAKNMHGLGEGIVILFPGSTTKPFQGFGIGRPVRLVEDDAALLAREIPEIQTISPEFSNWNAILRKDTRIARPLVSGVNPKYAAIRNIIPLPGGRFLNVLDMAKSRHVVFLGDSIKYRLFGREPAVGKNVLLNGVPFLIVGVMKHKTQNSSYNRRDQDRAFIPASTFSAFFGTKRISDLVYKPANPAYSEYITKRVYDVLGKKYKFDPTDKNAISLWDTTEMDKMINQFFLGLNIFLGIIGSFTLFVGGIGVANIMYIVVRERTREIGIKRAIGAHRRDILFQFLGETFVIVGIGAGAGFILSIGMIRLARILPIGDFVGYPEFSGTVFLVVMLILGIVGLLAGFFPARKASRMNPIDCLRYS, from the coding sequence ATGCTGATAGTTAATGAATTACAAGAATTCGTCCACGACCTGCGGGTGCAAAAGCTGCGCGTGTTTCTAACCGTTTTCGGAATCATGTGGGGAACGGTCGCCGTGGTTATTCTGCTTTCCTTTGGGACCGGATTTAAAAAACAATCGGCCAAAAATATGCACGGATTGGGTGAAGGCATCGTGATTCTTTTTCCGGGAAGTACCACGAAGCCCTTTCAGGGATTTGGCATCGGCAGACCGGTTCGTCTGGTTGAAGACGATGCCGCTCTTTTGGCGCGGGAAATTCCCGAAATCCAAACGATCAGTCCCGAATTTTCAAACTGGAATGCCATCCTGAGAAAGGACACCAGGATCGCCCGCCCACTTGTGAGCGGGGTAAATCCAAAATATGCGGCCATTCGAAATATTATTCCCCTGCCCGGTGGTCGGTTTTTAAATGTGCTGGATATGGCCAAAAGCCGCCATGTCGTTTTTCTTGGCGATTCAATTAAATACCGCCTGTTTGGCCGTGAACCGGCTGTTGGCAAAAATGTTCTGCTCAACGGTGTTCCTTTTCTGATTGTTGGGGTAATGAAACACAAAACTCAAAATTCAAGCTACAACCGCCGGGATCAGGATCGCGCATTCATTCCGGCCAGTACCTTCTCCGCTTTCTTTGGTACAAAAAGGATAAGCGATCTCGTGTACAAACCGGCCAACCCTGCCTATTCTGAGTATATTACCAAAAGAGTTTACGACGTATTGGGAAAGAAATACAAGTTTGATCCCACCGACAAAAATGCCATTTCGTTGTGGGATACAACCGAAATGGACAAAATGATAAACCAATTCTTTTTGGGTCTGAATATTTTTCTGGGAATTATCGGGAGTTTTACCCTGTTTGTGGGGGGTATTGGGGTGGCCAATATCATGTACATCGTTGTGCGGGAACGCACCCGGGAAATTGGCATTAAGCGCGCTATTGGGGCACACCGGCGGGACATCCTGTTTCAATTTCTTGGTGAAACATTTGTGATTGTGGGTATCGGCGCCGGTGCGGGCTTTATCCTCTCTATTGGAATGATTCGTTTGGCACGGATACTTCCCATAGGAGATTTTGTGGGTTACCCGGAGTTTTCCGGAACTGTCTTTCTTGTTGTGATGCTCATTTTAGGTATCGTTGGACTGCTGGCAGGGTTTTTCCCCGCCAGAAAAGCTTCACGAATGAATCCAATTGATTGTTTACGTTACAGTTAG
- a CDS encoding ABC transporter permease, whose amino-acid sequence MTFRWFYIREFFQDLRLQKTRAFLTASAIAWGTLAVVLLLAFGQGFKHTMVNGILNAGDKILIIYGGQTSKSFRGLPEGRRIRLTPDDEKWLKSSLSGIGWISIQYGHWGTRLTRGKTSALTYGVGVEPAFEIMRRMYPIRGGRFINTLDVREKRRVVVLGSEIAEELFGRENPVGKSLKIDTIPFTVIGILQKKLQTSMNNGPDSRRAIMPATTHQAIYGEQYVRQIVIRPKNPGQASLLEKQIRVLLGRKHRFDPTDSNALWINNFIEAERLSRRIFIGIQIFLGIVGGLTLLVAGVGVANIMFVIVKERTREIGIKKAVGAKRSHILSQFIFESLLITVLGGGLGLLLAWLVVQAMGLLPFDRPPFEYLGRPILSPLIMGISVFILGLIGLFAGLFPARQAAHLEPVESLRYE is encoded by the coding sequence ATGACGTTTCGCTGGTTTTACATTCGGGAATTCTTCCAGGATTTACGCCTGCAAAAAACACGGGCTTTTCTGACGGCCTCGGCCATCGCCTGGGGAACCCTGGCTGTTGTTCTGCTTCTGGCTTTCGGGCAGGGCTTTAAACATACGATGGTTAACGGGATATTAAATGCCGGAGACAAAATTCTCATCATTTACGGCGGGCAGACCAGCAAAAGTTTCCGCGGGTTGCCAGAGGGACGGCGCATCCGGCTGACACCCGACGACGAAAAATGGCTTAAAAGCTCCTTGTCGGGCATTGGGTGGATCAGCATTCAATACGGGCATTGGGGCACACGGCTGACCCGAGGGAAAACATCTGCGTTAACGTACGGCGTTGGCGTGGAACCGGCCTTTGAGATCATGCGCCGGATGTACCCCATCCGGGGCGGACGGTTTATCAACACTCTGGATGTCCGGGAAAAACGACGCGTGGTCGTTCTTGGCAGCGAAATTGCCGAGGAACTCTTCGGACGAGAAAATCCGGTGGGAAAATCCCTGAAAATTGACACGATTCCGTTTACCGTCATCGGTATTCTCCAAAAGAAACTCCAAACCTCCATGAACAACGGCCCCGATTCCAGGCGGGCCATTATGCCGGCCACAACCCACCAGGCCATTTATGGGGAGCAGTATGTACGCCAGATTGTCATCCGCCCCAAAAATCCGGGGCAGGCGTCTCTGCTGGAAAAGCAAATTCGCGTTCTACTGGGCCGGAAGCACCGCTTCGATCCAACGGATTCCAATGCCCTTTGGATCAATAATTTTATTGAGGCAGAGCGGTTATCCAGACGAATTTTTATTGGGATTCAGATCTTTTTGGGAATCGTCGGGGGCCTGACGCTGCTTGTGGCCGGGGTGGGAGTGGCCAATATCATGTTTGTTATCGTCAAAGAACGCACCCGGGAAATTGGAATTAAAAAAGCGGTCGGTGCCAAGCGATCGCACATCCTCTCGCAGTTCATCTTTGAGTCCCTTTTGATTACGGTTCTGGGCGGCGGACTCGGACTCCTGCTCGCATGGCTCGTAGTCCAGGCCATGGGACTCTTGCCCTTCGACCGCCCTCCTTTTGAATACCTGGGACGCCCGATCCTCTCCCCGCTCATCATGGGTATTTCTGTTTTTATTCTCGGACTGATTGGCCTGTTTGCGGGGCTTTTTCCTGCACGGCAGGCGGCCCATCTGGAACCGGTGGAATCGCTTCGGTATGAGTAG
- the larA gene encoding nickel-dependent lactate racemase, producing MKFELRYGRSKTVVAVPDHLEILTIVPADLPKAESGQEMVQYAIEHPLGTPPLQNLLSSQSKLCVVLPDKTRDARTDLILPVLLKAIRAAGVPSKQVKFLFANGSHAGMADREKEAILGSEIAETYAFEEHDCSQSALKYVGTTPRGIPVRVNRLVTDSDFVIVAGTVVHHYFAGFGGGPKMIVPGVAACDTITQNHKMAVLSENSVLHPNCRPGHVKGNPVYEDIEDAFQMVNIGFSVQVVLDYNHEIQAAFAGDTLLAHKKCRRIIEKMNRVPIPQTFDCVIVSAGGFPKDVNLIQAHKAIYNAFQAVKPGGCMIVLAKCDDGIGSRTFLQWFDYSGLAEMKRAVMENYALNGNTALSLKEKLNQSTMYLISDLDKSISRRIGFVPVSSFEEAWAQASRDFNMNSVAVLPFGDVTLPELRAE from the coding sequence ATGAAATTCGAGCTTCGCTACGGCCGATCAAAAACCGTGGTTGCTGTGCCCGATCATCTTGAAATTCTTACGATCGTACCGGCCGATCTTCCGAAAGCGGAATCCGGTCAAGAAATGGTTCAATACGCCATTGAACATCCTCTGGGAACACCGCCTTTACAAAACCTGCTTTCTTCTCAATCCAAACTATGTGTTGTCCTTCCCGACAAAACCCGTGACGCCCGGACAGACCTCATTCTGCCGGTTCTGCTGAAGGCCATCCGTGCGGCGGGTGTGCCGTCCAAACAGGTAAAATTCCTATTTGCAAACGGAAGCCATGCCGGAATGGCGGATCGGGAAAAAGAGGCTATTTTGGGTAGTGAGATTGCAGAAACGTACGCCTTCGAGGAACACGATTGTTCCCAAAGTGCTCTGAAATATGTGGGAACCACGCCAAGAGGAATCCCGGTTCGGGTGAATCGCCTGGTTACGGATTCCGATTTTGTTATTGTTGCCGGTACCGTGGTTCACCACTATTTTGCCGGATTTGGCGGCGGCCCCAAAATGATTGTTCCCGGAGTGGCTGCCTGCGATACCATCACCCAAAATCACAAAATGGCCGTTTTGAGTGAGAATTCCGTTTTGCACCCCAATTGCCGTCCCGGACATGTGAAAGGAAATCCGGTTTACGAAGACATTGAAGATGCCTTTCAAATGGTAAACATCGGATTCAGCGTTCAGGTTGTACTCGATTATAACCACGAAATTCAGGCTGCATTTGCCGGGGATACCCTTCTGGCTCATAAAAAATGTCGCAGAATTATTGAAAAAATGAACCGCGTTCCCATCCCTCAGACATTCGATTGCGTCATAGTCAGTGCCGGCGGGTTTCCAAAGGATGTGAATCTCATTCAGGCACACAAGGCCATTTACAACGCCTTTCAGGCGGTGAAACCGGGCGGGTGCATGATTGTTCTGGCGAAATGTGATGACGGCATCGGCTCCAGAACGTTCTTACAGTGGTTTGATTATTCGGGGCTGGCGGAAATGAAACGGGCGGTTATGGAAAACTACGCGCTGAACGGAAATACGGCGCTTTCTTTGAAAGAGAAACTGAATCAATCCACGATGTACTTAATTTCGGATTTGGATAAATCGATTAGCCGGAGGATCGGTTTTGTGCCGGTAAGCTCGTTTGAAGAAGCCTGGGCACAGGCCAGCCGTGATTTCAACATGAATTCGGTTGCGGTTTTGCCTTTTGGCGATGTAACGCTTCCCGAATTAAGGGCAGAATAG